A single window of Bacteroides intestinalis DSM 17393 DNA harbors:
- a CDS encoding MotA/TolQ/ExbB proton channel family protein translates to MKKLFAIVAVMGVLTFGSTQLAQAQDAPAAEQTEQAAPAAQAAPAGDATVEAEEGGIHKEIKTKFIEGTASFMSLVAIALVIGLAFCIERIIYLSLAEINTKKFLAAIEAALEKGDVEAAKDIARNTRGPIASIYYQGLLRIDQGLDVVEKSVVSYGGVQAGYLEKGCSWITLFIAMAPSLGFLGTVIGMVQAFDKIQQVGDISPTVVAGGMKVALITTIFGLIVALILQVFYNYILSKIEALTSEMEDSSITLLDMVIKYNLKYKK, encoded by the coding sequence ATGAAAAAGTTATTTGCAATTGTTGCTGTGATGGGAGTCTTAACATTTGGCTCAACTCAACTTGCTCAGGCTCAAGATGCTCCTGCAGCTGAACAAACAGAACAAGCTGCTCCTGCAGCTCAAGCAGCTCCTGCTGGTGATGCTACTGTAGAGGCAGAAGAAGGTGGTATTCACAAGGAAATCAAGACTAAATTTATTGAAGGTACTGCATCTTTCATGAGTTTGGTTGCTATCGCTTTGGTTATCGGTCTTGCATTCTGTATTGAACGTATCATTTATCTGAGCTTGGCTGAAATCAACACAAAGAAATTCTTGGCTGCTATTGAAGCTGCTTTGGAAAAAGGCGACGTAGAAGCTGCTAAAGACATCGCACGTAATACAAGAGGTCCTATCGCTTCTATCTATTACCAAGGCTTATTGAGAATTGATCAAGGTCTTGACGTAGTTGAGAAGTCAGTAGTATCTTATGGTGGTGTACAAGCTGGTTACTTGGAAAAAGGTTGCTCTTGGATCACACTGTTCATCGCAATGGCTCCGTCTTTGGGATTCTTGGGTACTGTAATTGGTATGGTGCAGGCATTTGATAAGATCCAACAAGTAGGTGATATCTCTCCGACGGTTGTAGCAGGTGGTATGAAAGTTGCCTTGATTACAACTATTTTCGGTTTGATCGTTGCTTTGATTCTGCAGGTATTCTACAATTATATCCTGTCTAAGATCGAGGCTTTGACCAGCGAAATGGAAGATTCTTCTATCACTCTGTTGGATATGGTTATCAAATATAACTTGAAATACAAAAAATAA
- a CDS encoding TatD family hydrolase encodes MRLIDTHSHLFLEEFSEDLPQVIERARSAGVTHIFMPNIDSTTIDSMLSVCNTYNDYCFPMIGLHPTSVNADYEKELEIVARELRSFNKYIAIGEVGMDLYWDKTFLKEQQIVLDKQINWALEYDLPVVIHCRDAFGYIYNVLEPYKNTSLKGVFHSFTGTDDEAARILEFSGFLIGINGVVTFKKSRLPEVLTKIPLEKIVLETDSPYLTPVPNRGKRNESAYVKDTLMKVSDIYRMSPEAVGRVTSENALKVFGMLK; translated from the coding sequence ATGAGATTGATAGATACACATTCCCATCTCTTTTTAGAAGAATTTTCAGAAGATTTACCGCAAGTTATTGAGCGTGCCCGTTCTGCAGGAGTCACTCATATCTTTATGCCTAATATCGACAGTACGACAATTGATTCAATGTTATCGGTATGTAATACCTATAATGATTATTGTTTTCCTATGATAGGACTGCATCCTACTTCTGTTAATGCCGATTATGAAAAAGAACTGGAGATTGTGGCTCGTGAACTAAGGTCTTTCAATAAGTATATTGCAATAGGGGAGGTTGGTATGGATCTTTATTGGGATAAAACTTTTCTGAAAGAACAGCAGATTGTATTAGATAAGCAAATCAATTGGGCTTTGGAATATGACCTTCCTGTCGTTATTCATTGTCGGGATGCCTTTGGCTATATATATAATGTACTGGAACCTTACAAGAATACTTCTTTAAAAGGAGTTTTCCACAGTTTCACGGGTACTGATGATGAGGCTGCCCGGATTCTGGAGTTTTCAGGTTTTCTAATTGGAATTAATGGTGTGGTCACTTTTAAAAAGTCGCGCCTTCCGGAAGTTTTGACTAAAATACCTTTGGAGAAGATTGTTCTTGAAACGGATTCCCCTTATCTCACTCCGGTTCCGAATCGTGGTAAGAGAAATGAAAGCGCCTATGTGAAGGATACTTTGATGAAGGTTTCTGATATCTACCGGATGTCTCCGGAGGCCGTTGGACGTGTTACTTCCGAGAACGCTTTAAAAGTGTTTGGAATGCTCAAATAA
- the cmk gene encoding (d)CMP kinase yields MKKITIAIDGFSSCGKSTMAKDLAREIGYIYIDSGAMYRAVTLYSIENGIFKGNEIDTERLQKEIGNIHISFQLNPLSGRPDTYLNGVNVENKIRSMEVSSRVSPIATLGFVREAMVAQQQAMGNSKGIVMDGRDIGTTVFPDAELKIFVTATPEIRAQRRYDELKAKGQEASFDEILENVKQRDYIDQNREVSPLRKADDALLLDNTTMTISQQKEWLQKQFDKTVKG; encoded by the coding sequence ATGAAAAAGATAACTATCGCAATCGACGGTTTTTCCTCCTGTGGAAAAAGTACCATGGCAAAAGATCTTGCCCGTGAAATAGGTTACATATACATAGACAGTGGCGCCATGTATCGTGCAGTCACTTTATACAGTATAGAAAATGGCATCTTTAAAGGAAATGAGATTGATACGGAAAGACTTCAGAAAGAAATTGGTAATATTCATATTTCATTTCAACTAAATCCGTTGAGCGGACGTCCTGACACCTATCTGAACGGAGTAAATGTAGAAAATAAAATCCGTAGTATGGAAGTTTCTTCTCGCGTCAGCCCTATCGCAACTTTAGGCTTTGTACGCGAAGCAATGGTGGCACAACAACAGGCAATGGGTAATTCCAAAGGTATTGTCATGGATGGACGTGATATTGGAACTACGGTTTTTCCCGATGCAGAACTAAAAATATTTGTAACTGCCACCCCCGAGATCCGCGCACAGCGTCGTTATGACGAATTGAAAGCCAAAGGACAAGAAGCCAGTTTTGATGAAATACTTGAGAACGTAAAGCAACGGGATTATATCGATCAGAATCGTGAAGTAAGCCCACTTCGCAAAGCAGACGACGCATTGCTGTTAGACAACACGACCATGACTATTTCTCAACAAAAAGAATGGTTACAAAAGCAATTCGATAAAACCGTTAAGGGATAA
- a CDS encoding IS1182 family transposase: MAKLHFRPYIPNQTVLFPQRIDENIASNDPVRIVNTVVDTLHLEGFNKLYKETGRCPYHPKMMLKVIIYAYMNNIYSCRKIEKLLLRDIHYIWLAGNEHPDFITINRFRNRVKEEINNVFTQLVLVLADKGFISLEVEYIDGTKIESKANKYTFVWRKSVEKHRTKLLDKIRILLEQVDEAIAQENSVKDTPAQFTPAMLSDIVDELKEVLEHQPATKDKEQKKALREKKKQLKELEGYRDKLTEYDNHLDTLGERNSYSKTDPDATFMRMKEDAMKNGQTKPGYNLQIGTEKQFLIDFRLFPNPTDTLTLIPFFHSFQHRYNRLPAVGVADSGYGSEENYRFMQENGIEAFVKYNFFHKEQRPRYTPNPFHAESLHYNTEEDYYVCPMGQRMNRIGTRRDKTASGYITESARYKAQNCEGCPLRGSCFKAQGNRIIEVNHRLNQYKRQAREILLSEEGIKHRGRRCIEPEAVFGQMKYNMAYRRFRHKGEDKVTMDFAFFAIAFNIKKMCAKLLKAGKGGTARIICILIRTIMTQYTRNIAAYYQISEKRVA; encoded by the coding sequence ATGGCAAAGTTACATTTTCGTCCTTACATTCCCAACCAAACCGTTCTTTTTCCTCAAAGAATTGATGAAAACATTGCGTCGAACGACCCGGTTCGCATAGTTAACACAGTTGTTGATACTCTCCATCTTGAAGGTTTCAATAAACTTTATAAAGAAACCGGCCGCTGTCCTTATCATCCTAAAATGATGCTTAAGGTAATTATCTACGCCTACATGAATAATATCTATTCGTGCCGTAAAATAGAGAAGCTTCTCTTGCGTGACATTCATTATATCTGGCTTGCCGGTAATGAGCATCCGGATTTTATCACCATCAATCGTTTTCGTAACCGTGTAAAGGAGGAGATAAATAATGTATTCACCCAGTTAGTTCTTGTCCTTGCCGACAAAGGTTTCATCAGTCTTGAGGTGGAGTATATCGACGGCACTAAGATTGAATCCAAAGCCAACAAATATACTTTTGTCTGGCGCAAGAGTGTTGAAAAGCACCGCACGAAGTTGCTGGACAAGATTCGTATCCTTCTGGAACAGGTGGACGAAGCCATTGCACAAGAGAACTCCGTAAAAGACACACCCGCCCAATTCACTCCCGCCATGCTCTCTGACATAGTGGATGAACTTAAAGAAGTCCTAGAACACCAGCCTGCCACAAAGGATAAGGAACAAAAGAAAGCCCTGCGCGAAAAGAAGAAACAGCTCAAGGAACTTGAAGGGTATCGTGACAAGCTGACGGAATACGACAATCATCTTGACACTCTTGGAGAACGTAATTCCTATTCCAAGACTGATCCTGATGCCACATTCATGCGTATGAAAGAAGACGCCATGAAGAACGGGCAGACCAAGCCCGGATATAATTTGCAAATAGGTACTGAAAAACAATTTCTCATAGACTTCCGACTGTTTCCCAACCCTACCGATACACTGACGCTCATTCCTTTCTTCCACTCCTTCCAACATCGCTATAACCGCTTACCCGCTGTCGGGGTGGCAGACTCCGGTTACGGCTCAGAAGAAAATTACCGGTTCATGCAGGAGAACGGGATAGAAGCCTTTGTCAAGTATAACTTCTTCCATAAAGAACAGCGTCCCCGTTATACTCCCAATCCGTTCCATGCGGAAAGTCTCCATTACAATACAGAAGAGGATTATTACGTTTGCCCTATGGGGCAGCGCATGAACCGTATAGGGACCAGACGTGACAAAACTGCAAGCGGATACATCACCGAAAGTGCACGTTATAAAGCACAAAATTGCGAGGGTTGTCCTTTGCGTGGCAGTTGCTTTAAAGCCCAGGGAAATCGTATTATAGAAGTCAATCACCGGTTAAACCAATACAAACGGCAGGCACGGGAAATATTGCTCTCAGAGGAAGGTATCAAGCATAGAGGCAGGAGGTGTATAGAACCGGAAGCTGTGTTTGGACAAATGAAATACAACATGGCATACCGCCGGTTCAGACATAAAGGAGAAGACAAGGTTACGATGGACTTTGCTTTCTTTGCTATAGCTTTTAATATCAAAAAAATGTGCGCTAAACTACTAAAAGCAGGAAAGGGAGGGACTGCACGCATTATATGTATTCTTATCAGAACAATTATGACGCAATATACGAGGAATATAGCCGCGTATTACCAAATTAGTGAAAAAAGAGTCGCATAG
- the porQ gene encoding type IX secretion system protein PorQ, with protein sequence MLKKSFITVLLLLIFSVLRAQDGTSAFQFLKLPFSAHASALGGENISIIEDDLTMAVQNPALLSCVADKTLNLNYMLYMDGVNVGGAAFARTAGERSTWAVTAQYVNYGELKETTEENIEIGTFSAKDISISGIYTYDLSDYWSGGVRTNFIYSHYDKYSSFAIGIDLGLNYYHQESDFSASLVARNLGGQLKAFEERHEKLPADVQLGFSKRLAHAPFRLSFTLHDLTQWSTSATAANNFGKKLLNHIALGIDFLPTNNFYLAAGYNFRRGEEMKINGSSHWAGFTCGTGIQLKRLKLGMAYAKYHVSSSSLIFNLSYTL encoded by the coding sequence ATGTTGAAAAAGTCTTTTATTACGGTGCTACTACTACTGATTTTCTCCGTTTTACGTGCGCAAGACGGAACCAGCGCCTTCCAATTTTTAAAGCTTCCTTTTTCTGCCCACGCATCGGCATTGGGTGGAGAAAATATTTCTATTATAGAAGACGATTTAACGATGGCTGTCCAAAATCCCGCCCTTCTTTCGTGTGTAGCGGATAAAACTCTCAACCTGAATTACATGCTTTATATGGATGGTGTCAATGTTGGAGGAGCCGCATTCGCACGTACAGCAGGCGAGCGTTCCACTTGGGCGGTAACCGCTCAATATGTAAATTACGGAGAGTTAAAAGAAACCACCGAAGAAAATATAGAAATCGGCACTTTCTCTGCCAAAGATATTTCCATATCGGGCATTTATACCTATGATTTAAGTGATTATTGGAGTGGTGGTGTCCGCACAAACTTCATTTATTCTCATTATGATAAGTACTCTTCATTCGCAATTGGCATTGATTTGGGATTGAATTACTATCATCAGGAGTCAGACTTTTCCGCTTCACTTGTTGCACGCAATTTGGGAGGACAACTGAAAGCTTTCGAAGAAAGACATGAAAAGCTACCTGCCGACGTACAGCTTGGTTTTAGCAAACGACTGGCACATGCTCCTTTCAGGCTCTCATTTACTCTACATGACCTGACACAATGGAGTACATCAGCCACAGCAGCAAACAATTTTGGAAAGAAATTGTTAAATCATATCGCCCTTGGCATTGATTTTCTCCCAACCAACAACTTTTACCTGGCAGCCGGATACAACTTCCGCCGTGGAGAAGAAATGAAAATAAACGGCTCCAGCCATTGGGCGGGTTTTACTTGTGGCACAGGTATTCAATTAAAACGATTGAAATTAGGGATGGCATACGCCAAATATCATGTGAGTTCATCCTCACTTATATTTAATTTGTCATATACCTTATAA
- a CDS encoding ExbD/TolR family protein yields the protein MGKFNKTGKREMPALNTSSLPDLIFTLLFFFMIVTTMREVTLKVEFKVPQATELEKLEKKSLVTFIYVGKPTAEFRKKLGNESRIQLNDSYAEVAEIQDYIIGERASMKEEDQPQMTVSLKVDQDTKMGIVTDIKEALRKAYALKLNYSAQPRQ from the coding sequence ATGGGAAAATTTAATAAGACTGGTAAACGCGAAATGCCTGCGTTGAATACTTCTTCTCTGCCTGACCTTATCTTTACTCTGTTGTTCTTCTTTATGATTGTAACAACAATGCGTGAGGTAACATTAAAGGTTGAGTTTAAGGTTCCGCAAGCTACAGAATTGGAAAAACTGGAAAAGAAATCTTTGGTTACGTTTATCTATGTAGGAAAACCTACAGCTGAGTTTCGTAAGAAACTGGGCAATGAAAGCCGTATCCAATTGAATGATAGCTATGCTGAAGTTGCTGAAATTCAGGACTACATTATTGGTGAACGTGCCAGTATGAAGGAGGAAGATCAGCCTCAGATGACTGTTTCTTTGAAAGTTGACCAAGATACGAAAATGGGTATCGTTACAGATATCAAAGAAGCTCTTCGTAAAGCTTATGCATTGAAACTTAACTATTCTGCGCAACCGCGTCAGTAA
- a CDS encoding ExbD/TolR family protein codes for MAKGKRKVPDINSSSTADIAFLLLIFFLITTSMDTDRGLARRLPPPPEQDQKNDDSDKVKERNVMTVFLNMNDQLMANGEYINVDQLRDRAKEFIANPYNDETKPEKHAKEIPFFGTMQVTEKHVVSLRCDRGSSYKAYLAVQNELVAAYNELREELSQEKFGKNYAALDEDQQKAIRDVYPQKISEAEPKKYGEKK; via the coding sequence ATGGCAAAAGGAAAAAGAAAAGTTCCTGATATAAACTCAAGTTCTACAGCGGATATTGCTTTCCTATTGTTGATCTTCTTCTTGATTACGACTTCTATGGATACGGACCGTGGTTTGGCAAGACGTTTGCCGCCACCGCCTGAACAAGACCAGAAGAATGATGATTCAGATAAGGTTAAGGAGCGTAACGTGATGACAGTCTTCTTGAACATGAATGACCAACTCATGGCCAATGGAGAGTACATCAATGTAGATCAATTGAGAGATAGGGCAAAAGAATTTATTGCTAACCCGTATAATGATGAAACCAAACCGGAAAAGCATGCAAAAGAGATACCTTTCTTTGGCACTATGCAGGTTACGGAAAAGCATGTAGTTTCTTTGCGTTGCGACCGTGGATCTTCCTACAAGGCATATTTGGCTGTTCAGAATGAACTGGTGGCTGCTTATAATGAGCTGAGAGAAGAATTGTCTCAGGAAAAGTTTGGCAAAAATTATGCCGCTTTGGATGAAGATCAACAAAAAGCAATTCGTGATGTATATCCTCAGAAGATTTCTGAGGCAGAACCTAAAAAGTACGGAGAAAAGAAGTAA
- the pfkA gene encoding 6-phosphofructokinase, which produces MGTVKCIGILTSGGDAPGMNAAIRAVTRAAIYNGLQVKGIYRGYRGLVTGEIKEFKSQNVSNIIQLGGTILKTARCQEFTTPEGRQIAYDNMKKEGIDALVIIGGDGSLTGARIFAQEFDVPCIGLPGTIDNDLYGTDTTIGYDTALNTILDAVDKIRDTATSHERLFFVEVMGRDAGFLALNGAIASGAEAAIIPEFSTEVDQLEEFIKNGFRKSKNSSIVIVAESELTGGAMHFAERVKNEYPQYDVRVTILGHLQRGGSPTAHDRILASRLGAAAIDAIMEGQRNVMIGIEHDEVVYVPFTKAIKNDKPIKKDLVNVLRELSI; this is translated from the coding sequence ATGGGAACAGTTAAGTGCATAGGTATTTTGACATCCGGTGGTGATGCACCGGGAATGAACGCTGCTATTCGTGCAGTAACACGTGCTGCTATTTACAACGGATTACAAGTAAAAGGTATATATAGAGGTTACAGAGGTCTGGTAACCGGCGAAATTAAAGAATTCAAAAGCCAGAACGTAAGTAATATCATACAATTAGGTGGTACTATCCTGAAAACAGCTCGTTGTCAGGAATTCACTACTCCCGAAGGACGCCAGATTGCGTATGATAATATGAAAAAGGAAGGCATTGATGCCTTGGTTATCATTGGTGGTGACGGTTCATTGACAGGTGCACGTATTTTCGCACAAGAGTTTGATGTACCTTGTATAGGATTGCCGGGTACTATCGATAATGACTTGTACGGAACAGATACGACTATCGGTTATGATACAGCTTTGAATACCATTCTGGATGCAGTGGATAAAATCCGCGATACCGCTACTTCTCATGAGCGTTTGTTTTTCGTGGAAGTAATGGGACGTGACGCTGGTTTCCTTGCATTGAACGGTGCCATCGCCTCAGGTGCAGAGGCCGCTATCATTCCGGAGTTCAGTACGGAAGTCGATCAACTGGAAGAATTCATCAAGAATGGTTTCCGCAAATCCAAAAACAGTAGTATTGTAATTGTTGCGGAAAGCGAACTGACAGGTGGAGCCATGCACTTTGCAGAGCGTGTGAAGAATGAATATCCTCAATACGATGTACGTGTTACCATCCTTGGCCACTTGCAGCGCGGTGGAAGCCCTACTGCTCACGACCGTATCCTTGCCAGCCGACTCGGTGCAGCAGCTATCGATGCCATCATGGAAGGACAACGGAACGTGATGATTGGTATCGAACATGATGAAGTAGTATACGTTCCTTTCACAAAAGCTATCAAGAATGATAAGCCAATCAAGAAAGACTTGGTAAATGTATTGAGAGAACTCTCTATTTAA
- a CDS encoding polyprenyl synthetase family protein — MFTASELLEKINSHITDLQFTRTPKGLYAPVEYVLSMGGKRIRPVLMLMAYNLYQEDVTRIYAPAIGIEVYHNYTLLHDDLMDRADRRRGKETVHKVWNDNTAILSGDAMLILAYQFMAECSPSFLKEVMDLFSLTALEICEGQQMDMEFEQRNDVAAEEYLEMIRLKTAVLLAASLRIGARLGGASVEDADRLYDFGMQIGVAFQLKDDLLDVYGNVKVFGKNIGGDILCNKKTYMLIKAFEHADSSQREQLNYWVHAKAFQPVEKIAAVTELYNQIGVKAICENQMLEYSNRAMESLAAVSVAEEKKEELKKVIENLMHREV; from the coding sequence ATGTTTACAGCTTCCGAGCTTCTCGAAAAAATTAATTCTCATATTACTGATTTACAGTTTACGCGTACTCCAAAGGGATTGTATGCTCCGGTGGAATATGTTCTGTCTATGGGTGGAAAGCGAATTCGCCCGGTATTAATGTTGATGGCTTATAATTTGTATCAGGAAGATGTGACTCGTATCTATGCTCCGGCTATAGGTATTGAAGTTTATCATAATTATACCCTTCTTCACGATGATTTGATGGATCGTGCTGATCGTCGTAGAGGCAAAGAAACGGTCCACAAAGTCTGGAATGATAATACTGCGATTCTTTCGGGCGATGCAATGTTGATTTTAGCTTATCAATTTATGGCAGAATGTTCTCCATCCTTTTTGAAGGAAGTCATGGATCTTTTTAGTCTAACAGCCCTTGAAATATGTGAAGGTCAGCAAATGGATATGGAGTTCGAACAGAGAAATGATGTAGCGGCGGAAGAATATCTGGAAATGATTCGTCTGAAAACAGCAGTTTTATTAGCTGCAAGTTTGCGAATCGGTGCCCGTTTGGGAGGTGCTTCAGTAGAAGATGCAGACCGTTTGTATGATTTTGGAATGCAAATAGGAGTTGCTTTCCAATTGAAAGATGATCTTTTGGATGTTTATGGTAATGTCAAAGTCTTTGGGAAAAATATTGGTGGAGATATCCTTTGCAATAAAAAAACTTATATGCTGATTAAGGCATTTGAACATGCCGATTCAAGTCAACGTGAGCAGTTAAATTATTGGGTTCATGCAAAAGCCTTTCAACCCGTTGAGAAGATTGCTGCCGTTACGGAACTCTATAATCAGATTGGCGTAAAAGCTATTTGTGAGAATCAAATGTTGGAGTATAGCAATCGTGCGATGGAAAGTTTAGCGGCTGTCAGTGTTGCAGAGGAAAAGAAAGAAGAACTTAAAAAGGTAATAGAGAATTTGATGCATAGAGAGGTTTAA
- a CDS encoding SDR family oxidoreductase: MKQKLAVITGADGGMGMEITRAVATAGYKVIMACRDPEIAEEKRQLIMRETGNIALEIVPVNLASLSSTASFANELLQRGEAITLLMNNAGTMETKRRITEDGLERTVSVNYVAPYLLTRKLLPLMGEGSRIVNMVSCTYAIGKLDFPDFFLRGKKGAFWRIPIYSNTKLALTLFTIALSEKVKEKGIVVNAADPGIVSTPIITMHMWFDPLTDIFFRPFIRTPRQGAATAISLLLDEDAGKRTGTLNVSCHPKQLAEKFFHHVQMKELWDRTEEIVAKWL, from the coding sequence ATGAAACAGAAACTTGCAGTTATAACCGGAGCAGATGGTGGCATGGGAATGGAGATTACACGCGCTGTTGCCACCGCCGGATATAAAGTCATTATGGCGTGTCGTGATCCTGAAATCGCAGAAGAGAAGCGTCAGTTAATAATGCGGGAAACAGGAAATATAGCATTGGAAATAGTACCGGTCAATCTTGCTTCTTTATCTTCTACGGCTTCTTTTGCCAATGAACTTCTTCAGCGTGGAGAAGCTATCACCTTGTTAATGAACAATGCCGGTACTATGGAAACGAAACGTCGTATTACCGAAGATGGATTGGAACGTACAGTGAGTGTCAATTATGTAGCTCCTTATCTATTGACTCGTAAATTGTTACCACTGATGGGGGAGGGAAGCCGGATTGTAAACATGGTGTCTTGCACTTATGCCATCGGTAAACTGGATTTTCCTGACTTCTTTTTGCGTGGAAAGAAAGGCGCTTTCTGGCGTATTCCGATTTATAGTAATACGAAATTGGCATTAACTTTGTTTACAATAGCTCTATCGGAGAAGGTGAAAGAAAAAGGAATTGTTGTCAATGCTGCCGATCCGGGTATTGTTTCCACCCCAATCATTACGATGCATATGTGGTTTGATCCGTTGACGGATATCTTTTTCCGCCCTTTCATACGTACGCCTCGCCAAGGAGCAGCGACGGCCATCAGTTTGTTGCTGGATGAAGATGCGGGAAAACGTACCGGAACGTTGAATGTAAGTTGCCATCCTAAACAGCTTGCAGAGAAATTCTTTCATCATGTACAGATGAAGGAACTATGGGATAGGACAGAAGAAATTGTAGCAAAATGGCTATAA
- a CDS encoding 4-hydroxy-3-methylbut-2-enyl diphosphate reductase, whose amino-acid sequence MVKVEIDEGSGFCFGVVTAINKAEEELTNGGTLYCLGDIVHNSREVERLKEMGLITINHDDFNHLHDAKVLLRAHGEPPETYEIARRNNIEIIDATCPVVLRLQKKIKQEYNQKDTEDKQIVIYGKTGHAEVLGLVGQTTGEAIVIEKLEEAKKLDLTKSIRLYSQTTKSLDEFQKIVEYIKEHISPDVTFEYYDTICRQVANRIPNIRKFAASHDLVFFVSGKKSSNGKMLFSECKKINPNSHLIDSVEEIDNSLLTGASSIGVCGATSTPKWLMEEISKAIQSRLTGQ is encoded by the coding sequence ATGGTAAAAGTAGAAATAGATGAGGGATCAGGCTTCTGTTTCGGTGTAGTCACTGCAATAAATAAAGCTGAAGAAGAGCTAACCAATGGCGGTACTTTGTATTGTCTGGGAGACATCGTGCACAATAGCCGTGAAGTGGAGCGCCTGAAAGAGATGGGCCTCATCACTATCAATCATGATGACTTTAATCATTTGCACGATGCCAAAGTTTTGCTGCGTGCCCATGGAGAACCGCCCGAAACTTATGAAATTGCCCGTCGCAATAATATTGAAATCATTGATGCCACTTGCCCGGTAGTACTCCGCTTACAAAAGAAAATCAAGCAAGAATATAATCAGAAAGATACCGAGGATAAACAAATCGTTATCTATGGAAAAACCGGTCATGCGGAAGTCCTTGGTTTAGTGGGACAAACTACCGGAGAAGCAATCGTTATAGAAAAGCTGGAAGAAGCTAAAAAACTGGATCTCACCAAGAGCATCCGTTTATATTCACAGACAACAAAGTCATTGGACGAATTCCAGAAAATCGTAGAATACATCAAAGAGCATATCTCGCCTGATGTCACATTCGAATATTATGATACCATCTGCCGGCAAGTAGCCAATCGTATTCCGAACATACGGAAATTTGCCGCTTCGCACGATCTGGTATTCTTTGTAAGTGGCAAGAAAAGTTCCAATGGGAAAATGCTGTTCAGTGAATGCAAAAAAATCAACCCTAATTCCCATTTGATAGACAGTGTTGAAGAGATAGACAATTCTCTGCTGACTGGAGCTTCCTCTATCGGAGTATGCGGAGCAACCTCCACTCCCAAATGGCTGATGGAAGAAATTTCAAAGGCCATTCAATCACGACTTACAGGACAATAA
- a CDS encoding energy transducer TonB, translating into MEIKKTPKADLENKKSTWMLIGYVIVLAFMFIAFEWTKRDIKIDTSQALTDLYFEEEMVPITEQEEKVAPPPPEVAPINETLEIVADDADVEETVIASSEETGQAVEVKYVPVTVVEEEPEEQTIFEVVEQMPEFPNGGMAGLMQFLSKNIKYPTIAQENGTQGRVTVQFVVNKDGSIVDAKVIRGVDPYLDKEALRVIGTMPKWKPGMQRGKPVRVKYTVPVMFRLQ; encoded by the coding sequence ATGGAAATTAAGAAAACACCTAAAGCAGATTTGGAGAACAAAAAATCGACTTGGATGCTTATTGGTTATGTTATTGTGCTGGCTTTTATGTTTATAGCATTTGAATGGACAAAGCGCGATATCAAGATCGATACAAGCCAGGCTCTTACTGATCTCTATTTTGAGGAAGAAATGGTTCCTATTACTGAACAGGAAGAAAAGGTCGCTCCTCCTCCTCCAGAAGTAGCTCCGATTAACGAAACATTGGAAATCGTAGCTGATGATGCTGATGTGGAAGAAACAGTGATCGCTTCTTCTGAGGAAACAGGTCAGGCAGTAGAGGTAAAATATGTGCCTGTAACTGTTGTTGAAGAAGAACCGGAAGAACAAACCATTTTTGAGGTTGTAGAACAAATGCCTGAATTCCCGAATGGTGGTATGGCTGGTTTGATGCAATTCTTGAGCAAGAACATCAAATATCCTACTATTGCACAGGAAAACGGTACTCAAGGTCGTGTAACAGTACAATTCGTTGTTAATAAGGACGGTAGTATTGTAGACGCTAAAGTCATAAGAGGTGTTGACCCGTATTTGGATAAAGAAGCACTCCGTGTGATTGGTACTATGCCGAAGTGGAAACCCGGTATGCAGCGCGGTAAACCTGTACGCGTTAAATATACAGTGCCTGTAATGTTCAGATTGCAGTAA